From Amycolatopsis sp. YIM 10, the proteins below share one genomic window:
- a CDS encoding DUF2637 domain-containing protein: MIAAPILIATLSAWWFQFEALRAAAQPVLLAGMVATALEPLGLSMAGLAHKARTADDSAGLYRVGMWTVVLIAAGVNYRHGSTGWAQPSLNGVVFAALYLGSVTGWELRERQAHRQRHAGRLPPQRPRFGVARWLRYPRISIRATSFAIRDNLTDPHVAWTTALTEVRRAREFRRNRRIFRRRTRKLLQHQSHFRRSAAPPEPECPPLIEPLLPGPDGDGRPSQPTQGVDVSDLLPVAREVAAELGPRLSRDRLLDGIRARGHTVGGRRRAAIYDVVRASVLSAGSPDRVANSLPLPGASMRLSP, translated from the coding sequence TTGATCGCCGCGCCGATCCTCATCGCCACGCTGTCGGCGTGGTGGTTCCAGTTCGAGGCGCTTCGGGCTGCCGCGCAACCTGTGCTGCTGGCCGGGATGGTCGCCACTGCGCTCGAGCCGCTCGGGCTGTCCATGGCCGGTCTGGCCCATAAGGCCCGCACCGCGGACGACTCCGCCGGTCTCTACCGCGTCGGCATGTGGACCGTCGTGCTCATCGCCGCAGGCGTCAACTATCGCCACGGCTCCACCGGCTGGGCGCAACCCAGCCTCAACGGCGTCGTTTTCGCCGCTCTCTACCTGGGCTCGGTGACCGGCTGGGAACTCCGCGAACGCCAAGCGCACCGACAACGACACGCGGGGCGACTGCCACCACAACGCCCACGATTCGGTGTGGCTCGCTGGCTTCGCTACCCGCGCATTTCCATAAGAGCCACATCATTCGCCATTCGCGACAACCTCACCGACCCGCACGTCGCCTGGACCACGGCACTGACCGAAGTCCGCCGCGCCCGCGAGTTTCGGCGTAACCGCCGCATATTCCGCCGCCGTACCCGGAAACTGCTCCAGCACCAATCGCACTTCCGGCGATCTGCTGCGCCGCCTGAGCCCGAATGCCCACCGCTTATCGAGCCACTGCTGCCAGGACCGGACGGAGACGGAAGGCCATCCCAGCCGACACAAGGTGTCGATGTCAGCGATCTCCTGCCAGTCGCACGTGAAGTCGCCGCCGAACTCGGCCCTCGCCTCTCCCGAGATCGCCTCCTGGACGGCATTCGCGCCCGTGGCCACACGGTCGGAGGACGACGCCGCGCAGCCATCTACGACGTCGTCCGAGCCTCAGTGTTATCGGCCGGGTCGCCTGATCGAGTGGCGAACAGCTTGCCCTTGCCCGGGGCAAGCATGCGGCTCAGCCCTTGA